ATGCTGTCAGGAAGCCGGTACCAAACGTCGCAGCCCATAATCCCTTATCTGCCAATTGGTTCAGTAGATGTGAAAGATATTCCGTGAGCCCTGCATTGCGCAGACCGTATACCACCAGATACATCCCAAGCGAAAAAATGACGATTTGCCATGGCGCACCGCGTAATACTTTCCCGGTATTAATAGCATGGCCCTTTTTCGCCACTGCAAAGAGTATAACTGCGCCAGCGGCAGCAATCGCACTGACGGGGATCCCCAGAGGCTCAAGGATGAAGAAACCGGCGAGAAGCAACAAAAGGACAATCCAGCCCGCCCTGAATGTTGCCGGATCTTTAATTGCACTGACCGGCGCTTTCAGCAGCGAAACGTCATATGTCGTCGGAATATCCCGACGAAAGAACAGATGCAGCATAGCCAGTGTTGCTGCAATAGCAGCAATATCGACGGGGATCATGACTGAAGCATAGTCAGTAAAACCAAGCTGGAAGAAGTCAGCGGAAACGATATTCACCAGGTTGGAAACGATAAGCGGCAGGCTGGCGGTATCGGCGATAAATCCTGCCGCCATGACAAAGGCAAGCGTAGTACCTTTGCTGAACCCCAGTGCGAGTAGCATGGCAATCACAATCGGCGTCAGGATCAGCGCGGCACCGTCGTTGGCAAATAGCGCAGCAACTGCGGCACCCAGCAACACAATCCAGGTAAACAGTAAGCGCCCTCGCCCGTTACCCCAGCGAGAAACATGCAGCGCGGCCCATTCAAAGAAACCTGACTCATCGAGCAGCAGGCTGATAATAATCACGGCGATAAATGTCGCTGTCGCGTTCCAGACTATGTTCCAGACAACCGGAATATCCTCGATGTGGATGACACCGAACCCCAGAGCCAGCACTGCGCCAATACTCGCGCTCCAGCCAATGCTAAGCCCCCTGGGCTGCCAGATGACCAGAATTAGCGTCAGTAAGAAAATACTCCCTGCCAATAACATCTCAGACTCCATTACATATGATTACGTGTATGTGTTTTGTTTAAACTAACATGACGTACAGGCTGATTGTGCCAGCCACCCGCGAACCTCTTCCCGCATACACAACCAGGCTGTAGTGATCGTTTCTGCAGCCCAGGCTGGCATGTACGGAGACAGACGATAGTGAATCCACTTCCCTTCCCGACGATCAAGAACCAGTCCTGCCTCGCGTAAAATAGCCATATGTCGGGATATTTTAGGCTGGGATTCTGAGGTGGCCCCACAGATATCACAGACGCATAGCTCTCCGGACTCTCTGAGAAGCATGATGATGGCCAGCCGTGTTTCATCCGACAGGATTTTGAAAAGTTGAACAGGTTGTAGCATTTGTCTCTCCGATGCACCTGGAATACACATATGATAAATCATATGTGTTAGATTTGAAATCATCGGATTTTTGAAGGGGGAAGTTGAACTTAGTATAATATTGTCTATCTGGGGACCAGGGCGCTTGCGCCCCTGAAATTAATTTTTTATTCCTTTGAGTGAAATATGACAACGAATCCGTTTTATCCAATAGGTACACCAGGGCAACCCTGGAGCGAACTTGAAAAGCAACAGTGGCGACAGAGTCAGACGCGTTACAGATTCTATAAGAACGATGTCTTAGACGTGCTCCATAAGCTTAAACACCGCTATGAGATCGTTCAGTATGGTGAATTGCGTTACGACGAAGATATTTACCCATTGATGGCGGTTAAATCACAAAACTGGGACGATAATCTGCCTGTCGCACTCATTAGCGGTGGTGTTCACGGTTACGAGACCAGCGGTGTTATGGGAGCACTGGGCTTTTTATCAGAATGTCAGAATGAGTATGCGGGTAAAGTCAATCTGCTGGTTGCCCCTTGTGTCAGCCCCTGGGCATATGAGCGTATTGCGCGGTGGAACTACAATGCTGTCGACCCTAACAGGCAATTTTACCCAGAAGGGAAAGCGGAAGAATCCCTGGCATTGATGGCGTACAT
The nucleotide sequence above comes from Buttiauxella selenatireducens. Encoded proteins:
- a CDS encoding arsenic transporter, which encodes MLLAGSIFLLTLILVIWQPRGLSIGWSASIGAVLALGFGVIHIEDIPVVWNIVWNATATFIAVIIISLLLDESGFFEWAALHVSRWGNGRGRLLFTWIVLLGAAVAALFANDGAALILTPIVIAMLLALGFSKGTTLAFVMAAGFIADTASLPLIVSNLVNIVSADFFQLGFTDYASVMIPVDIAAIAATLAMLHLFFRRDIPTTYDVSLLKAPVSAIKDPATFRAGWIVLLLLLAGFFILEPLGIPVSAIAAAGAVILFAVAKKGHAINTGKVLRGAPWQIVIFSLGMYLVVYGLRNAGLTEYLSHLLNQLADKGLWAATFGTGFLTAFLSSVMNNMPTVLIGALSIEGSTASGVVREAMIYANVIGCDLGPKITPIGSLATLLWLHVLSQKNMTITWGYYFRTGVIMTLPVLFVTLAALALRLSVTL
- a CDS encoding transcriptional regulator, with amino-acid sequence MLQPVQLFKILSDETRLAIIMLLRESGELCVCDICGATSESQPKISRHMAILREAGLVLDRREGKWIHYRLSPYMPAWAAETITTAWLCMREEVRGWLAQSACTSC
- a CDS encoding M14 family metallopeptidase, whose protein sequence is MTTNPFYPIGTPGQPWSELEKQQWRQSQTRYRFYKNDVLDVLHKLKHRYEIVQYGELRYDEDIYPLMAVKSQNWDDNLPVALISGGVHGYETSGVMGALGFLSECQNEYAGKVNLLVAPCVSPWAYERIARWNYNAVDPNRQFYPEGKAEESLALMAYISSLKARFIVHVDLHETTDSDENEYRPALAARDGIEFVPGTIPDGFYLVSDEQNSRLDFQRAIISAVEEVTHIAPSDDEGYMFGYPVASHGVVEYDNNAYHLCATMTDAPFTTTTEVYPDSAATSPEECIRAQIVTVRRAIEFALSN